The nucleotide window CGGATACGAAAGGATTTTTCAGGGCATAGAGATAAGATATAATTTTAACTTAAATACAGAAGAAGATTTTAGTAGTATAATATCTATAGACGTAGAAAAAATAAATTAATAAAAAGCCTTGAATTTTTAAAAAGCATGCAAATAAAAACGGGTTTAAAATGAGCGAATTTAATAACGAAATATGGTTTGTAGGGGCGGAAATGTCTCCGCTGGTAAAAGCCGGAGGTCTCGGCGACGTAATGGGCAGCCTTCCTAAATTTTTGCTCAGGGCCGGCATTAACGTGCGGGTGGTAATTCCTTATTACAAAAATATAATTCCAAAAAATTTATTAGATATAAGGGAAACATATCCGGCCGGCAGAGTAAATTTCGGGGAAATTCCTTTTGAGTTTGGAATTAAAACCGGTTTTGCCTTGGGAGATATTCCTATCGTTCTTATAGAGCAGAATCATTTTTTTAACAGGGAAGAAGTTTACGGTACGCACGGAGGGGTTTGTGCATATAAAGACAACCTGTGGCGTTATGCAATGCTTGCTCATGGAACGGCGTACGCAATGAAAATTCTTGGAATACCTTTGGTCGTCCATACTCACGACTGGTCGGGAGGATTTGTTCCCGCCGTCGTAAGGCAGACGTTTGGAGATAAAAAAGTTTCGGTAAACTTAAGCGGTTCCGCCGAAGGTATTTTAAGCGGTAAATTGAGCAGGAGCGTAAGCGCAAAAGGATTAAGGCCTGCTATAGCCTTTACGATACATAATCTTGGTTATCAAGGCGTTTACGGTTTGGACGATTTTTACGATATAGGCTTAGATTTTAAATATAATTCTTCCGATGCTTACGAACATTTCGGAACTATAAACAGTCTAAAAGGCGGAATTAAGCTTTCCGATATAGTTACTACGGTAAGCCCGACGTATGCCCAGGAAATAACCGACAGCAGATTCGGCTTCGGGCTTGACGGCGAGCTTAATAATCTCCGCAATGCAGGACGTCTAAGAGGGATACTTAACGGCATAGATTTAGATTACTGGAATCCGAAAACCGACAGGTTTATAAGCTATAATTTAAATATTAAAAACGACGGATACGGAATTAAAGATTATGCAGAATGGAAAAAATTTAAATTAAATAATAAAAAGGCGCTTTTTTCGGAAATTTCCCTGCCTTTAAAAAAAGATAAAGACGGTAAAATACTTCCTCTTATAGGGGTAGTAAGCAGGCTTACCGAGGAAAAAGGCATAAACGAATTTTTGGACGCGCTTTTTAGCTGGAACGATTTTCCGTTTCAAGTAGTCATACTCGGAAGCGGCAAGGATTACATAGAAGGCAAAGCAAATTACCTTGCGGAAGTTTTCAAAGATAAGGTTTTTGCGCATACCGGAAAATACGATGAAGCTCTTTCCCATAAAATATATGCAGCATCGGATATTTTCGTTATGCCTTCAAAGTTCGAGCCTTGCGGATTGTCGCAGATGATAGCTATGAGATACGGATGCGTTATTGCGGCTGGCGATACGGGCGGTCTTCACGACACCGTTTCGGATATTACAAATCCGGATGCTAAAAATCCGTCCGGAATACTTGTTCGATATACGGATACTAACGGAATTGCCTGGGCTCTCGACTCGCTGTATAATATTTATGCATCCGAAGGAACCGTTAAAACAGCAGGTAAAGATGGGCGTATGGGCATTAAATGGAGCGATATTGTTATTAATTCGGCCAATAAACATTTTGGATGGGAAGATTCGGCAAAAATTTATGAAGGACTTTATTATGATATTATTAAATGAAACTGGCAGTATGCTGAGCAGGTGGAATTTAACGATTTGAATTTATTGACATATTTTAAAATAGGAACTATACTGCTGTCAGCCGCAATATTAATTGCTCTTGCCGTCAAAAAACCTGAATTTAGAGGATTATTTGAAAAGGCCGGAGTTTTCGGAATATTTTTATTTGCGCTTTTTATACCCGTCAAAGACGGTATTGCCGTTTTCGGAATGATTGTTGCTATAGCTTTTTTTATAGCTTATAAAATATCAAAAAGAGAATTTTCCATACTTGAAACGGGTTTTAATATACCTCTTCTTATTTATGCAGTTATAGTAACAGCTTCTTTTTTCTGGACATTCAGCATTGCAGACAGTTTTAACGAAGGCGGAGAAATAATATATTTTATTTTATTCTTTTTTGCGGCAGCAGAACTTTTAAATTCAAAAAAAAGAATAAAAATAATGATTTATACTTTTACGTTTTCTATATGCGCCGCTATAATTTACGGATTTTTTCAGGGAATTTTTATCGACGCTCTTCATTCGCATAATAGGCTTACGGGATTAA belongs to Candidatus Acidulodesulfobacterium acidiphilum and includes:
- a CDS encoding glycogen synthase, which codes for MSEFNNEIWFVGAEMSPLVKAGGLGDVMGSLPKFLLRAGINVRVVIPYYKNIIPKNLLDIRETYPAGRVNFGEIPFEFGIKTGFALGDIPIVLIEQNHFFNREEVYGTHGGVCAYKDNLWRYAMLAHGTAYAMKILGIPLVVHTHDWSGGFVPAVVRQTFGDKKVSVNLSGSAEGILSGKLSRSVSAKGLRPAIAFTIHNLGYQGVYGLDDFYDIGLDFKYNSSDAYEHFGTINSLKGGIKLSDIVTTVSPTYAQEITDSRFGFGLDGELNNLRNAGRLRGILNGIDLDYWNPKTDRFISYNLNIKNDGYGIKDYAEWKKFKLNNKKALFSEISLPLKKDKDGKILPLIGVVSRLTEEKGINEFLDALFSWNDFPFQVVILGSGKDYIEGKANYLAEVFKDKVFAHTGKYDEALSHKIYAASDIFVMPSKFEPCGLSQMIAMRYGCVIAAGDTGGLHDTVSDITNPDAKNPSGILVRYTDTNGIAWALDSLYNIYASEGTVKTAGKDGRMGIKWSDIVINSANKHFGWEDSAKIYEGLYYDIIK